One region of Pyramidobacter sp. YE332 genomic DNA includes:
- a CDS encoding cyclase family protein: MYKLWNELQELKKLRWIDLSHPLDNTSPYWSGIPDGSVELCKTVFDWDNPMLECLIQTFKFPGQFGTHIDFPGHFVKGAPLSEAFGVKDCVFPLCVVDISKKVKADPCYAVTVDDIKEYEAKYGAIPDGAFVALYTGWSKNWPDMDALSGTKIKEDGSENFPGWSLPALKYIYEFRSAAANGHESLDTDASAEAAKAGDLACERYVLQQGKLQIEVLCNLDMLPPAGALLFAGYPNIKGATGLPVRVFAICE; the protein is encoded by the coding sequence GTGTATAAGCTTTGGAACGAGCTTCAGGAACTGAAAAAGCTGCGCTGGATAGACCTTTCGCATCCTCTCGATAATACAAGCCCCTATTGGAGCGGCATACCGGATGGATCCGTCGAACTCTGCAAAACTGTGTTCGACTGGGACAATCCGATGCTTGAATGTCTCATTCAGACTTTTAAATTTCCTGGGCAGTTCGGAACACACATAGATTTCCCCGGGCATTTCGTTAAAGGCGCACCGCTGTCGGAAGCCTTCGGCGTGAAAGACTGCGTGTTCCCGCTCTGCGTCGTCGACATTTCGAAAAAGGTAAAAGCCGATCCCTGCTATGCCGTGACGGTAGACGACATTAAGGAATACGAAGCGAAATACGGAGCCATACCCGACGGTGCGTTTGTGGCTCTTTATACGGGTTGGAGCAAAAATTGGCCCGACATGGATGCCCTCTCCGGAACGAAAATAAAAGAGGACGGCTCAGAAAACTTCCCGGGTTGGTCGCTGCCTGCGCTCAAATATATCTACGAGTTCCGCTCCGCGGCTGCGAACGGGCACGAGTCCCTTGACACCGATGCGTCGGCCGAAGCGGCGAAGGCTGGCGACCTAGCCTGCGAGAGATATGTCCTTCAGCAGGGCAAACTTCAGATAGAAGTGCTTTGCAATCTTGATATGCTCCCGCCCGCCGGCGCGCTCCTTTTCGCGGGGTATCCCAACATCAAGGGAGCGACGGGACTTCCTGTCCGTGTTTTCGCTATCTGCGAGTAA
- a CDS encoding sigma-70 family RNA polymerase sigma factor, with protein sequence MECERCAASKEQLNEIALRFLPLARKIAWQYTGRGAEYEDLVQEGMIALFELVRRYDEERPAQRLSLFIWYRLRGRVRDAAARLRRDGAHDSLEQKFEDDGFDVPCEEGGYAVFELLESLPPPERELARGLASGLTQKELARRCAVSQQAREPPARQGAARSGKLKIKRRNAGFR encoded by the coding sequence GTGGAATGCGAACGATGCGCTGCGAGCAAAGAGCAGCTGAACGAAATCGCCCTGCGTTTTCTGCCGCTGGCGAGAAAAATTGCCTGGCAGTATACAGGCCGCGGCGCCGAATACGAAGATCTGGTGCAGGAGGGCATGATCGCGCTTTTCGAGCTGGTGCGGCGCTACGACGAGGAACGACCGGCCCAGCGGCTGAGCCTGTTCATCTGGTACCGCCTGCGCGGCCGGGTGCGCGACGCCGCCGCGAGGCTGCGCCGGGATGGCGCCCACGATTCGCTGGAGCAGAAATTCGAGGACGACGGTTTCGACGTCCCTTGTGAAGAGGGCGGCTACGCCGTCTTCGAACTGCTCGAAAGCCTGCCGCCCCCCGAGCGCGAGCTGGCGCGCGGTCTGGCTTCCGGCCTGACGCAGAAGGAACTGGCCCGCCGCTGCGCCGTCAGCCAGCAAGCGCGTGAGCCGCCTGCGCGACAAGGTGCGGCGCGCTCTGGCAAGCTGAAAATAAAGAGACGGAACGCCGGCTTTCGATAG
- a CDS encoding type III toxin-antitoxin system ToxN/AbiQ family toxin, whose amino-acid sequence MEKLNFYYVDFAYTNYLKNAEIEKRGVSRVPNMDYGVSRKRKFLCGVVLQVREMNYYVPVTSFKQQKPDNFLIQADNGQIVASLRFNYMFPVPKSALSLRSIDDEPDRAYRALLAQELRFCIKNQERIQYLAERTYKRVLLGKNPGLVANSCDFLLLEHKCQLWVTQNTDG is encoded by the coding sequence ATGGAAAAACTCAATTTTTACTACGTGGACTTTGCTTATACCAACTATTTGAAAAATGCAGAGATAGAAAAGAGGGGCGTAAGCCGCGTCCCTAACATGGATTATGGAGTAAGTCGAAAGAGAAAATTTTTATGCGGCGTTGTGCTTCAGGTGCGTGAAATGAACTATTACGTGCCTGTGACTTCTTTTAAACAGCAAAAGCCCGATAACTTCCTCATTCAGGCTGACAATGGTCAGATTGTCGCTTCGCTTCGGTTTAATTATATGTTTCCTGTTCCCAAAAGCGCACTCTCGCTCCGTTCCATAGACGACGAACCCGATCGAGCTTATCGTGCCCTGCTTGCGCAGGAATTGAGGTTCTGTATCAAAAATCAGGAAAGGATCCAGTATCTTGCCGAGCGCACTTACAAACGAGTGCTGTTGGGCAAGAATCCCGGACTTGTGGCCAACAGCTGCGATTTCCTCTTGTTGGAACACAAATGCCAGTTGTGGGTCACTCAAAACACAGACGGATAA
- a CDS encoding IS5 family transposase (programmed frameshift) codes for MEERRYELTSSEWNRIKRMLPPEHPKSGQRGRPAKYDNRRIINGILWLARSGAPWRDLPERYGKWQAVYARFRLWKQRGIFEAIFAALSADADMENLSIDSTSCKVHQSANGRGKTPEGGKKGQAIGMSRGGKNTKIHAIVDGLGNPLALLLSPGNDHDSRHAVSLLGQAEIRGSNVIGDKAYGSQAIREYITSREGSYTIPPKSDNPEPWFIDEHVYKERHLVECFFQKIKWFRRIFTRYDKLDASFFAFVLVAASVILLK; via the exons ATGGAAGAGAGAAGATATGAACTGACCTCCAGCGAGTGGAATCGAATCAAGAGAATGCTGCCGCCCGAACACCCGAAATCAGGTCAACGTGGACGCCCGGCAAAATACGATAACCGCAGGATCATCAATGGGATTCTGTGGCTTGCCAGAAGTGGAGCGCCATGGAGAGATCTTCCGGAGCGTTACGGCAAATGGCAGGCAGTTTACGCACGTTTCAGGCTGTGGAAACAGCGGGGAATATTCGAGGCGATCTTTGCCGCCCTAAGCGCTGATGCCGACATGGAAAATCTCTCTATCGACTCCACGTCCTGCAAAGTACATCAAAGTGCCAACGGGAGAGGGAAAACCCCGGAAGGGGGAAAAAAGGGG CAAGCGATTGGCATGTCCAGAGGCGGCAAGAATACGAAAATTCATGCGATAGTAGATGGTTTAGGCAATCCGCTGGCGCTCCTGCTCAGTCCCGGCAATGACCACGATTCCCGCCATGCCGTGTCCTTGCTCGGGCAAGCGGAAATCAGAGGGAGCAACGTCATCGGCGATAAGGCTTACGGTTCGCAAGCCATCAGAGAGTACATTACTTCTCGGGAGGGAAGTTACACTATCCCGCCGAAGAGCGATAATCCCGAACCGTGGTTTATAGATGAGCATGTTTACAAGGAACGACACTTGGTTGAATGTTTCTTTCAGAAAATCAAATGGTTCCGTAGAATTTTCACCCGCTATGACAAACTTGACGCTTCGTTTTTCGCTTTTGTTCTTGTCGCTGCCAGTGTTATTTTATTGAAATAA
- a CDS encoding RNA-binding domain-containing protein has product MNLGKETETLEFKKTTAEIREAMISISSILNKHGIGTLYFGIKPNGDVSGQAVSESSLRDVSRMVYESIRPQIYPAINETVLDGRHVIKIEFNGSNVPYSAFGRYYLRTADEDREVVPEALKSFFVSNEYKEKWEKTPSLATSKQIDKTAIRAFWQKAVSAGRIPEGKYTCPIVLKRCGLLDDDHLNNAGECLFGNTHPVTLKTAVFATDEKLTFIDMKLYEDNIYNLLKISEDYILKNVRWRSEIIGTEREEIPEIPVAVIREALANSFAHAVYNESTNHEICIHPGKITIYSPGRYASRYKPEDYIKRNVESEIRNPLISKVLYLNKSIEQFGSGFKRINSLCKDAAIRYSYETGESGFKFIIYRPAFQSDIQNVTFNVTLKGTEVAVLAILKNKPDSTRDEMAEKISKTVRTVQRTLDSLREKGYIRRLGSRRDGTWEVIEK; this is encoded by the coding sequence ATGAATCTGGGAAAAGAAACGGAAACGTTGGAATTCAAAAAGACAACTGCCGAGATCCGAGAGGCGATGATTTCTATTTCGTCTATTTTGAATAAACACGGGATAGGAACCCTTTATTTTGGGATCAAACCGAATGGTGATGTGAGCGGGCAGGCCGTTTCGGAATCGTCGCTTCGTGATGTTTCGAGAATGGTATACGAAAGCATCAGACCTCAGATATATCCTGCTATAAACGAAACGGTTCTTGACGGAAGGCATGTAATCAAAATCGAATTTAATGGCAGTAATGTCCCATATTCTGCGTTTGGGCGTTATTACCTCCGAACTGCTGATGAAGATCGTGAGGTGGTGCCGGAAGCGCTGAAGTCCTTCTTTGTATCAAATGAATATAAGGAAAAGTGGGAGAAAACACCGTCTTTGGCGACATCCAAGCAAATTGACAAAACGGCAATCAGAGCTTTTTGGCAAAAAGCTGTTTCGGCGGGGAGAATACCGGAGGGAAAATATACATGTCCAATCGTTCTGAAGAGGTGCGGCTTGCTGGATGACGATCATTTGAATAACGCTGGAGAATGCCTTTTCGGAAATACGCATCCGGTCACATTGAAAACTGCTGTATTTGCTACGGATGAAAAGCTTACTTTTATTGATATGAAGCTCTATGAAGACAATATATATAATTTGCTGAAGATATCTGAAGATTATATTTTGAAGAATGTCCGATGGAGAAGCGAAATCATCGGGACAGAAAGAGAGGAAATCCCGGAGATCCCTGTTGCGGTCATTAGAGAGGCATTGGCTAACAGTTTTGCACATGCAGTATATAACGAATCCACAAATCATGAAATATGCATCCACCCAGGGAAGATAACAATCTATAGTCCCGGACGATATGCAAGCCGTTATAAACCGGAGGATTACATTAAAAGGAATGTAGAGTCAGAGATACGTAACCCTCTTATTTCGAAAGTTCTGTATCTGAATAAGTCTATTGAGCAATTCGGAAGCGGCTTTAAGCGAATAAACAGTCTTTGCAAGGATGCGGCTATTCGATATTCGTATGAGACAGGCGAAAGCGGATTTAAGTTTATTATTTACAGACCAGCGTTTCAAAGTGACATTCAGAATGTCACTTTTAATGTCACTTTAAAGGGGACGGAAGTGGCTGTGCTGGCTATATTGAAAAACAAGCCGGATTCAACCCGGGACGAGATGGCTGAGAAGATATCAAAAACAGTCAGAACAGTTCAGCGTACGCTGGATTCGTTGAGAGAGAAAGGCTATATTCGAAGACTTGGCTCCAGGCGTGACGGCACGTGGGAAGTTATCGAAAAATAG
- a CDS encoding SWIM zinc finger family protein — protein sequence MRGSGTVYEVRIDAEHPRKSSCTCPHAAGRRVICKHMIALFFAAYPEKAREYYDDIVKYEEEEERRREELDEKLRRYIDGLSREELRQELYSLLCDCEDTWIFEQFARNHLDLDW from the coding sequence GTGCGCGGGAGCGGCACCGTCTACGAAGTGCGCATCGACGCGGAGCATCCGCGCAAGTCTTCGTGCACCTGTCCCCATGCCGCCGGCCGGCGCGTGATCTGCAAGCACATGATCGCGCTGTTCTTTGCGGCGTACCCGGAGAAAGCCCGGGAATACTACGACGACATCGTCAAATACGAAGAGGAAGAAGAGCGGCGTCGGGAAGAGCTGGACGAAAAACTGCGGCGCTACATCGACGGACTGTCCAGGGAAGAGCTTCGGCAGGAGCTTTACAGCCTTTTGTGCGACTGCGAAGACACATGGATATTTGAGCAGTTCGCGCGCAACCACCTTGACCTTGACTGGTGA
- a CDS encoding RNA-binding domain-containing protein: MLPNKETLTIEFKSDQKKLPDADVFEAVVAFANTEGGDLYLGIEDSGEITGVHEAHRNVTTVSAFIANNTVPPVSVRAEIVGDTKPVLKISVPKSFGGIVATASGKVLHRRLKANGEPENVAMYPYEFATRLSDLRLLDYSAMPLFQSSIKDFDPLETERLKRSISSFSGDKTLLELADEDLYKALGLVREQNGVLCPTVTGILLIGKLEAIQRFVPTHAAVFQVLEGTEVRRNDDYVLPILSTIEKLYNGLEARNPDRELDIGFFRLSIPEFDKRAVREAVVNAFSHRDYAKSGRVRVALSDEGLTVANPGGFVEGVSINNLLTAEPHGRNLLLADALKRIGLAERTGRGIDRIFEGSLLYGKPLPDYSASTSATVSLFIPRGEPDRRIAELIAKEQNRSGRPLSLNALLILNVLKDSPKSTVKRLAQEINIPENTIKVILDSMTATGLVEEYGSGRTGTYAIRFKAYATKTGKIEDVRRADGDKTKYHESIAEFAKGNDFISRSDVMQLLHVSASQAYILLKALVARGLLEPVNKGRYAKYRYVGR, translated from the coding sequence ATGCTGCCCAATAAAGAAACGTTGACAATAGAGTTCAAAAGCGATCAGAAGAAGTTGCCGGACGCCGATGTTTTTGAAGCGGTCGTGGCGTTCGCCAATACGGAAGGCGGCGATCTTTATCTTGGCATCGAAGATTCGGGAGAAATAACGGGCGTTCATGAAGCGCATCGGAACGTGACGACGGTCAGCGCTTTTATTGCGAACAATACCGTACCACCTGTCTCTGTCAGGGCGGAAATCGTCGGCGATACGAAACCCGTGCTAAAAATATCGGTGCCGAAGTCATTCGGCGGAATTGTTGCGACCGCATCCGGAAAAGTTCTTCACCGGCGGCTCAAAGCCAACGGAGAACCCGAAAACGTGGCGATGTATCCTTATGAATTCGCGACGCGGCTCTCTGATTTACGTCTGCTCGATTATTCTGCCATGCCCTTGTTCCAAAGCAGCATCAAAGATTTCGATCCCCTGGAGACAGAACGCCTCAAGCGATCGATCTCGTCCTTTAGCGGAGACAAGACGCTGTTGGAACTGGCGGACGAAGACCTGTACAAGGCGTTGGGATTGGTTCGGGAACAGAACGGCGTCCTGTGTCCCACGGTCACGGGTATTCTCCTGATCGGAAAGTTGGAAGCCATTCAGCGCTTTGTGCCGACGCATGCCGCTGTATTTCAGGTGTTGGAAGGAACTGAAGTCCGTCGTAACGATGATTACGTATTGCCGATTTTATCGACAATAGAGAAACTCTATAACGGTTTGGAAGCTCGAAATCCCGATCGGGAACTCGACATAGGATTCTTCAGACTCTCCATTCCGGAATTCGATAAAAGAGCGGTCAGAGAAGCCGTCGTCAACGCCTTCAGCCATAGAGACTACGCCAAAAGCGGCAGGGTCCGGGTCGCATTGAGCGATGAAGGATTGACGGTCGCCAATCCCGGCGGATTTGTCGAAGGCGTCTCCATAAACAATTTGCTCACGGCCGAGCCGCATGGGAGAAACCTTCTGTTAGCGGACGCGCTGAAACGTATCGGTTTGGCAGAACGGACAGGAAGGGGGATCGACCGGATCTTCGAAGGCTCGTTGCTCTATGGCAAGCCGTTGCCCGATTATTCTGCGTCGACCTCGGCGACGGTATCCTTGTTTATTCCGCGGGGAGAGCCCGACAGACGGATCGCGGAGCTGATCGCGAAGGAACAGAACAGATCGGGACGCCCTCTTTCGCTCAACGCTCTGCTGATCCTGAACGTCTTGAAGGATAGTCCGAAGTCGACAGTCAAACGGCTGGCACAAGAGATAAATATTCCAGAAAACACAATAAAAGTTATTCTGGATTCAATGACAGCGACCGGACTTGTCGAGGAATATGGCAGCGGTAGAACCGGCACCTATGCGATTCGTTTTAAAGCGTATGCCACGAAGACGGGTAAAATCGAAGACGTGCGCCGAGCTGACGGAGACAAGACGAAGTATCATGAATCGATTGCGGAATTCGCCAAAGGCAACGACTTTATTTCCCGGTCAGACGTCATGCAGCTACTGCATGTCAGCGCTTCCCAGGCGTACATTCTCCTGAAGGCTCTTGTGGCGCGAGGGCTTCTGGAACCGGTGAACAAAGGCCGCTACGCAAAATACCGCTATGTTGGGCGGTGA